The genomic window CAGCAGTAATTAATGGGGCTGTTAAATCTGTAGAAACTGCATTCAGCATGAATAGCGTCATGACTGGAATTGCTGTCTCCTCTGCTTTATTGGGTTCTGCGTTGGGAGCCTTCATAGCTGGCACGATCGCCGATCGCTATGGACGAACTCGGACGATGGTAATTGCCTCCATCTTATTTACTCTCAGTGCGATCGGTTCTGGGATTGCCTTTGGAGTTTGGGACTTTATTTTCTGGCGCGCCTTGGGCGGGATTGCAGTGGGAATGGCGAGTGTAATTGCGCCAGCATACATTGCCGAAGTTGCACCAGCCGAATTGCGGGGTAGGCTTGGTTCTTTGCAACAGATGGCAATTGTAGTTGGGATATTTGTGGCTTTACTATGTGACTACTTTATTGCTGTCGCTGCTGGTTCTGCCAGTAACCTATTTTGGTTTAATATTCCCGCTTGGCGCTGGATGTTTTGGACGGAAGTACCCCCAGCCGTATTGTATGGTATAGCCGCCCTGATGATTCCAGAATCTCCTCGTTATTTGGTTGCTAAACGTCGAGAAGCTGAAGCAAGTATTGTTTTAGCTAAGGCGATTGGAGGCAATGTAGAAGCTAAAATTGCCGAAATTAAGCAAACTGTAGCCACAGAAAGACCTGCCCGTTTTTCCGATCTCCTCAGTCGTCGTGGCGGCTTATTGCCGATTGTCTGGGTGGGAATCGGACTCTCAATTTTGCAGCAATTTGTCGGAATTAATGTCATTTTCTACTACAGCAGCGTTTTGTGGCAGGCGGTAGGATTTTCGGAAAAAGATTCTCTGACAATTACAGTAATTACTAGCATCGTCAACATTGTCACTACCTTGATTGCGATCGCAACTGTTGATAAATTTGGGCGCAAACCCCTATTACTGTTGGGTTCAATCGGGATGACTCTGATGTTAGGCACCCTCACCGTAATTTTTGCCAATGCTGCCATCAATCCAGCGACTGGAAACCCCCAATTAGTCGGAAATCAGGGATTAATTGCCCTCATAGCTGCCAATTTGTATGTGGTTTGCTTTGGCTTCTCTTGGGGACCAATAGTTTGGGTGCTGCTAGGGGAAATCTTTAATAATCAGATTCGAGCAGCAGCTTTGTCTGTAGCTGCATCGATTCAGTGGTTAGCCAACTTTGCCATTTCGACTAGTTTCCCGCCATTACTGCAAAACTTTGGGCTAGGTAGTGCTTATGGTTTATATACCATATCTTCGGCGATTTCCATCTTTTTTGTCTGGTTTTTGGTTAAGGAAACGAAGGGTAAGGAATTAGAGCATATGTAAGGCGATCGTTTTTTTGGGCTGACAATTGGGTAAATTAAATAGGCAATAGATTTTACCTATCTATCCCCCATGAAAAGACGAAATTTTATTACCCTCAGCGCCTTGGGCGGATTGGGTTTATCTTTAGCAACTCATCACCTGTTAGCGCAAGATCCGGTAGATGGCTGCACCGCGAAAGTTAGAAAATCAATCCAAGAACCTCTATTGCGCTTCGTGGCAGTTGCAGATACTGGTATGGGGGATAAAGGGCAATATGCCGTAGCTAATGCCATGACTTGCTACCATCAGTCGCATCCTTTCGATTTAGTGTTGCTGGGTGGGGATAATATCTATTACAACGGGGAAATAGAGAAAATAAACTCAGTTTTTGAAGAACCTTACCAAGCCCTTCTACAGCAAAATGTGAAGTTCCAAGCAGTTTTAGGAAATCACGATATTCGCACTAATAACGGGGAAGATGAGCTAAGGTATGCCGCTTTTAATATGACTGGGCGTTACTATACTTTCAGCCGCGATCGCGTCCAGTTTTTTGCTCTAGATACTAATGATAATGCCCCTTGGGACGAGCAACTTA from Merismopedia glauca CCAP 1448/3 includes these protein-coding regions:
- a CDS encoding sugar porter family MFS transporter → MSLIDRPIVQKTNLSFVIFIASAAALGGFLFGFDTAVINGAVKSVETAFSMNSVMTGIAVSSALLGSALGAFIAGTIADRYGRTRTMVIASILFTLSAIGSGIAFGVWDFIFWRALGGIAVGMASVIAPAYIAEVAPAELRGRLGSLQQMAIVVGIFVALLCDYFIAVAAGSASNLFWFNIPAWRWMFWTEVPPAVLYGIAALMIPESPRYLVAKRREAEASIVLAKAIGGNVEAKIAEIKQTVATERPARFSDLLSRRGGLLPIVWVGIGLSILQQFVGINVIFYYSSVLWQAVGFSEKDSLTITVITSIVNIVTTLIAIATVDKFGRKPLLLLGSIGMTLMLGTLTVIFANAAINPATGNPQLVGNQGLIALIAANLYVVCFGFSWGPIVWVLLGEIFNNQIRAAALSVAASIQWLANFAISTSFPPLLQNFGLGSAYGLYTISSAISIFFVWFLVKETKGKELEHM
- a CDS encoding metallophosphoesterase → MKRRNFITLSALGGLGLSLATHHLLAQDPVDGCTAKVRKSIQEPLLRFVAVADTGMGDKGQYAVANAMTCYHQSHPFDLVLLGGDNIYYNGEIEKINSVFEEPYQALLQQNVKFQAVLGNHDIRTNNGEDELRYAAFNMTGRYYTFSRDRVQFFALDTNDNAPWDEQLKWLEENLAASKATWKIVYGHHPLYSSGVHGGSDELIKLLSPLFSRYGVQVYICGHDHHYERTNPIKGTTYLICGGGAGTRIVGSSAYTAYSASILSFASFEVYPNRLEIRGIDNKGDLFDEKTIMVAAESRSERLGG